A stretch of Plesiomonas shigelloides DNA encodes these proteins:
- a CDS encoding VOC family protein, producing MSVEGQQMIGKVALVVRDYDEAIAFYTEKLGFILTEDTPLGGGKRWVLVAPRGQQGTQLLLAKAVGEQQVAAIGNQSGGRVFLFLQTDDFWRDYHTMQQAGVSFCEAPREEAYGTVVVFQDLYGNKWDLLQLNPAS from the coding sequence ATGAGCGTGGAAGGACAGCAGATGATCGGCAAAGTGGCGCTGGTGGTACGCGATTATGATGAGGCGATCGCCTTTTATACCGAAAAACTGGGATTTATCCTGACAGAAGATACGCCACTTGGTGGAGGTAAACGTTGGGTACTGGTCGCACCGCGCGGCCAGCAAGGGACACAGCTGTTGCTAGCCAAGGCTGTCGGCGAGCAGCAAGTTGCGGCGATAGGAAATCAAAGCGGTGGACGGGTCTTTTTATTTTTACAGACCGATGATTTTTGGCGTGATTACCACACGATGCAGCAGGCTGGGGTATCGTTTTGTGAAGCGCCACGGGAAGAAGCGTACGGCACCGTGGTGGTGTTTCAGGATCTGTACGGCAATAAATGGGATTTATTGCAGTTAAATCCGGCGTCGTAA
- a CDS encoding DUF3302 domain-containing protein produces the protein MFLDYFALGILVFVVLTIFYGVIVIHDIPYHIAQKRNHPHQDAIHVAGWVSLFTLHVLWPFLWIWATLYREDRGWGFVQQKLDAEENEIQQLKARLAVLEASVKPAETRSKTE, from the coding sequence ATGTTCCTCGATTATTTTGCTTTGGGGATCTTGGTTTTTGTGGTGCTCACCATATTTTACGGGGTGATCGTCATTCACGATATTCCTTACCACATCGCGCAAAAACGTAACCATCCACACCAAGATGCCATCCATGTTGCGGGCTGGGTCAGCCTGTTCACTCTGCACGTTTTATGGCCATTCTTATGGATTTGGGCCACCTTGTACCGCGAAGATCGCGGTTGGGGATTTGTGCAGCAAAAACTCGATGCTGAAGAAAACGAAATTCAACAACTCAAGGCCCGGCTTGCGGTACTCGAAGCCTCAGTAAAACCGGCCGAAACCCGCTCAAAAACCGAATAA
- the nfsB gene encoding oxygen-insensitive NAD(P)H nitroreductase, whose product MNIVDAAQTRYSTKAFDDTRKISDNDVESLMALLRLSPSSVNLQPWHFVIAGTDNAKRRLAKGTQDLYSFNEAKVMNASHVVLFCARTGVDHAYLEHLIATEERDGRFADPAIKTLSHNARSLFVNMHRYDLKDLQHWMEKQVYLNMGTLLLGAAALGIDAVPIEGCDTRILDQELNLREQGFTAVAMVALGYRKESDFNAKLPKSRLPETEIFTVLA is encoded by the coding sequence ATGAATATCGTTGATGCAGCGCAAACCCGTTATTCCACCAAAGCGTTCGATGACACTCGTAAAATCAGCGATAACGATGTCGAATCGCTGATGGCCTTATTGCGCTTAAGCCCATCCAGTGTCAACCTGCAACCTTGGCATTTTGTGATTGCAGGCACCGACAATGCCAAACGCCGTCTGGCCAAAGGCACCCAAGACCTATACAGCTTTAACGAAGCCAAAGTGATGAATGCCTCACACGTGGTACTGTTTTGCGCTCGCACTGGAGTCGACCATGCTTATCTTGAGCACCTGATTGCCACCGAAGAGCGCGATGGCCGCTTTGCCGATCCAGCGATTAAAACCCTGAGCCACAATGCGCGCTCGTTGTTCGTCAACATGCACCGCTATGACCTCAAAGATCTGCAACATTGGATGGAAAAGCAGGTTTACCTGAATATGGGAACCTTGCTGCTGGGCGCTGCCGCGCTGGGCATTGATGCCGTGCCAATTGAAGGCTGTGATACCCGCATTTTGGATCAAGAGCTGAACCTGCGTGAGCAAGGCTTTACTGCAGTGGCAATGGTCGCGCTAGGATATCGCAAAGAGTCTGACTTTAACGCCAAACTGCCAAAATCGCGCCTGCCTGAAACCGAGATTTTTACCGTACTGGCGTAA
- a CDS encoding autotransporter domain-containing protein, giving the protein MSAPSDAQSLLQNDELVRKRINAAASLLSFTVVPDVTTSNLSVASGNVNDDDVGMRLTQFGGGATLSSDFPLYAEGTMGYSRYDPRFIVTSGEEVRSVPFRWNAFSAAGGLGWDFPLREHLVLRPILNISLGTVASDVLIGRLILENRTGRELAFLDGGSMSFYGYGGSLMLDYEFFSDAYDMDVEARYSNIRLEPFQKDDRAVAGGASAEQLNLYFRTRIPTGMHLFERPVRVVLESAHTEFLDDQRGALGFDYLTSFGLGMEIDTSKYDIWISRTRLVARYITGDNTTGYSLGLAVSF; this is encoded by the coding sequence TTGAGCGCGCCGAGTGATGCCCAGTCACTGTTGCAAAATGATGAGCTGGTTCGAAAACGTATTAACGCTGCCGCCAGTTTGCTCAGCTTCACGGTCGTGCCGGATGTGACGACAAGCAATTTGTCTGTGGCGTCCGGTAATGTGAATGATGACGATGTTGGCATGCGACTGACTCAGTTTGGTGGCGGCGCAACTTTAAGTAGCGATTTCCCGCTGTATGCCGAAGGCACTATGGGCTATAGCCGTTATGATCCGCGTTTTATCGTCACCTCGGGTGAAGAGGTGCGCAGTGTGCCGTTTCGTTGGAATGCCTTTTCGGCTGCTGGAGGATTGGGTTGGGATTTTCCCTTGCGTGAGCATTTGGTGCTGCGTCCAATCTTAAACATTTCGTTGGGCACGGTGGCCAGTGATGTGTTGATAGGTCGCCTGATTTTGGAAAATCGCACCGGACGAGAGTTGGCTTTCCTAGATGGCGGCAGTATGAGCTTTTATGGCTATGGCGGCTCGTTAATGTTGGATTATGAATTTTTCTCTGATGCCTATGACATGGATGTGGAAGCGCGTTACTCCAACATCCGTCTCGAGCCATTTCAAAAAGATGACCGTGCGGTGGCCGGCGGTGCGTCGGCCGAGCAGTTGAATCTCTATTTTCGTACCCGTATCCCAACCGGAATGCACCTTTTTGAGCGCCCGGTGCGGGTGGTGTTGGAGTCAGCGCATACCGAATTTCTTGATGATCAGCGCGGGGCATTGGGGTTTGATTACCTGACCTCGTTTGGCTTGGGGATGGAAATTGATACCAGCAAATACGATATCTGGATCTCCCGCACACGGCTGGTAGCGCGCTATATTACCGGCGATAACACCACCGGATATTCATTGGGATTGGCGGTCAGTTTCTGA
- a CDS encoding HlyD family secretion protein produces the protein MDLLIILTYTAFAYGCFKLFRIPVNKWTVPTAILGGIVIVGALVLTMNYNHPYTYRAQKAVISVPIVPQVSGVVTEVLVQSNDWIKKGDILFKLDPTRYQARVERLQADLVTVKQQVSSLQASVREANANVSRAQADRDKALRDSERYSGGGKKAVSPFSEQEITNARQNYLAQEAVLASAIADREQIQAQLDGIISGDNSQVASLKAQLAEARYNLDQTIIRAPSDGYVTQVLLQPGTYAVAMPLRPVMVFIPAQDRRITAVFRQNSFLSITPGDEAEAAFNGIPGKVFPAKVLNVAPIVPNGSYQAQGTLQGLTFDPSRDGIYVTLLLGPEIDQYALPDGVNAQVAIYSKHFEHVAVMRKVLLRMTSWMHYLYLDH, from the coding sequence ATGGATTTACTCATCATCCTGACCTATACCGCCTTTGCGTATGGGTGCTTTAAACTGTTTCGGATCCCCGTTAATAAATGGACGGTTCCGACTGCCATTTTGGGCGGAATTGTGATTGTCGGCGCGTTAGTGCTGACCATGAACTATAACCACCCTTACACCTATCGCGCGCAAAAAGCGGTGATTTCGGTACCGATCGTGCCGCAAGTCTCCGGCGTGGTCACCGAGGTTCTGGTGCAGTCTAATGATTGGATCAAAAAGGGCGATATTCTGTTTAAACTGGACCCCACCCGCTATCAAGCGCGTGTCGAGCGGCTGCAAGCGGATCTGGTCACCGTTAAACAACAAGTGTCGTCACTGCAAGCCAGTGTGCGTGAAGCCAATGCCAATGTCAGCCGCGCACAAGCCGATCGCGATAAAGCATTGCGCGACTCCGAGCGTTATTCTGGAGGCGGCAAGAAAGCTGTCAGCCCATTCTCCGAACAAGAGATCACCAATGCTCGGCAAAACTATTTAGCCCAAGAAGCGGTACTCGCCTCGGCGATTGCGGATCGCGAGCAGATCCAAGCACAACTCGATGGCATCATCAGCGGCGATAACTCACAAGTCGCCAGCCTGAAAGCCCAATTGGCGGAAGCCCGCTATAATCTAGACCAAACCATTATCCGCGCCCCAAGCGATGGCTATGTCACGCAAGTTTTATTGCAACCGGGCACCTATGCGGTAGCCATGCCGCTGCGACCGGTGATGGTCTTTATTCCAGCCCAAGACCGCCGCATCACCGCCGTCTTTCGGCAAAACTCATTTCTCAGCATAACACCGGGCGATGAAGCGGAGGCCGCATTTAACGGTATTCCCGGCAAAGTCTTCCCTGCTAAAGTGCTGAATGTTGCTCCGATCGTGCCAAACGGCAGTTATCAAGCCCAAGGCACGCTGCAAGGATTGACCTTTGACCCCTCGCGTGACGGTATTTACGTCACCTTGCTACTGGGGCCGGAAATCGACCAATACGCGCTGCCAGACGGGGTGAATGCGCAAGTGGCGATTTACTCCAAGCATTTCGAACACGTGGCCGTGATGCGTAAAGTGCTGCTACGCATGACCAGCTGGATGCACTACCTGTATCTGGATCACTGA
- a CDS encoding toxin-antitoxin system YwqK family antitoxin, whose translation MDFTLRSGYPMLFQSLDASSKNVMTPRAALRGLTVTILATLLSTSVAQATPSTAVIPTDPPASKTDAADTTAHQPAFPNISTLLAQGTLVHGPLPLLNNVYDKAEQTKRDLRFYLFENAVYPVTFPYGDKHPSEAKIWDRLDNLASSSPIKAVFYTDLDTGGEDEVIVMYEDATGQRLRAYGKNEATLAEGDWLTPPPPSANVQVPLTRLQPLLDTLAPTIKPFTVNQTRRALLAVPPQLYQARYDDRALTDPLLLALLHGPLLAKAKVQAVFDENGFALFRPRSADSTNTPVVLSQLGAREMGQVQTILLTVPEHTRPAAPATNTTTTDKPAPASPYVLTALLRRQNVSCGSNFQSFILTEMRYQQADSLQQNPDEIEETLLDGEQVRFIAQQCELRPERVAHFQQGIRHGQWQTWDHDYVLLLEQGEYVQGQRQGEWKLGRRQPFPPIYTSNNLWQGRYLNDQPQGLWKQTLIYHESIRGRDTPFAGGEKHYQNGVLHGAYQSYRLVMGKDANGENQVQLQLSEQGQRVNGNYEGVWRSGLADGGYTDTQYQNSQVNGEQREYDAEQRLLRISHLQGVERQGEEQLFYPSGQLKEISHYQNNARTGAQLMYHPNGQLAQVRHWQPLPVPENPKLCRGFSCLQDKDKPNSLLEGEQRDYDAQGQLVNVEYYQTGQRNGPSYSFSGARLTSSNLYRNDRNDGAISRYLTDTKSAPAQGERLISYNDAQDNVPIGPLWLFAADGSLSALEQGCRQRNDQSDPEAVYSLPAAWRNATARCASQYRFSPTGQLNRLRYADDTANVQYEVLYDPQGNWLSLAQPLPDGEQRLHLRRQPDGSITQSHSPLYESL comes from the coding sequence ATGGATTTTACTCTGCGCTCAGGCTACCCGATGCTCTTTCAATCCCTTGACGCTTCATCTAAAAATGTGATGACTCCCCGCGCCGCTCTGCGTGGTCTGACGGTCACAATACTGGCAACATTACTCAGCACCAGCGTAGCGCAGGCCACGCCATCCACCGCCGTCATCCCAACCGATCCCCCCGCCAGCAAAACAGACGCTGCGGATACTACAGCTCACCAACCCGCATTTCCCAACATCAGCACTCTGCTCGCGCAAGGCACGCTGGTGCACGGCCCGCTGCCGCTATTGAATAATGTGTATGACAAAGCCGAGCAAACAAAGCGCGATCTGCGCTTCTATCTGTTTGAGAATGCGGTATATCCGGTGACGTTTCCCTATGGTGATAAACACCCGTCTGAAGCCAAGATTTGGGATCGCTTAGACAACTTAGCCTCCTCTTCGCCCATCAAGGCGGTGTTCTATACCGATCTGGATACCGGCGGGGAAGACGAAGTCATTGTGATGTATGAAGATGCCACCGGACAACGCCTGCGCGCTTACGGTAAAAATGAGGCTACTTTAGCCGAAGGCGATTGGCTAACCCCGCCGCCACCTTCCGCCAATGTGCAAGTGCCACTCACGCGCCTGCAACCGCTGCTGGATACGCTAGCGCCAACCATCAAGCCCTTTACCGTAAACCAGACTCGGCGCGCCCTACTCGCCGTTCCTCCCCAGTTGTATCAGGCACGTTATGACGACAGAGCACTGACCGACCCACTGCTGCTCGCACTGCTGCACGGTCCATTACTGGCCAAAGCGAAAGTGCAGGCGGTTTTCGATGAAAATGGCTTTGCCCTGTTTCGCCCGCGGTCAGCGGACTCGACCAATACGCCTGTGGTGTTAAGTCAGCTAGGAGCGCGTGAAATGGGTCAAGTGCAGACCATTTTGCTGACCGTTCCCGAGCACACACGCCCAGCAGCGCCGGCAACGAATACAACCACAACAGATAAGCCTGCACCGGCCTCACCCTACGTGCTTACCGCGTTGCTACGTCGCCAAAACGTATCTTGTGGCAGTAATTTTCAGTCGTTTATTCTCACTGAAATGCGCTATCAGCAGGCGGATAGCCTGCAGCAAAACCCCGATGAGATTGAGGAAACCTTACTCGATGGCGAGCAGGTGCGTTTCATCGCCCAGCAATGTGAGCTTCGCCCTGAGCGCGTGGCGCATTTTCAACAAGGAATACGCCACGGCCAATGGCAAACGTGGGATCATGACTACGTATTGCTGCTCGAGCAAGGAGAGTACGTACAAGGTCAACGGCAAGGCGAGTGGAAACTGGGCCGCCGCCAGCCTTTTCCACCCATCTATACCTCCAACAACCTCTGGCAAGGTCGCTATCTGAATGACCAGCCGCAAGGCCTGTGGAAGCAAACCTTGATTTATCATGAGTCGATACGTGGCCGAGATACCCCCTTCGCCGGAGGAGAAAAGCACTACCAGAACGGCGTCTTGCATGGCGCTTATCAATCCTACCGCTTAGTCATGGGCAAAGATGCGAACGGGGAAAATCAAGTCCAACTGCAGCTATCAGAGCAAGGTCAACGGGTAAATGGTAACTATGAAGGCGTATGGCGCTCAGGTCTGGCTGACGGCGGTTATACCGATACCCAGTACCAAAACAGCCAAGTCAACGGCGAACAGCGCGAATACGATGCCGAGCAGCGTTTGCTCCGCATCTCCCATCTTCAAGGCGTGGAGCGTCAAGGGGAGGAGCAGCTCTTTTACCCGTCCGGACAGCTTAAAGAAATTAGCCACTATCAGAACAATGCGCGCACCGGCGCACAACTGATGTATCACCCCAACGGGCAACTGGCTCAGGTGCGTCACTGGCAGCCACTCCCGGTACCGGAAAACCCCAAACTCTGCCGCGGCTTTAGCTGCCTGCAAGATAAAGATAAGCCCAACTCGCTGCTCGAAGGCGAACAACGCGACTATGACGCACAAGGTCAACTGGTCAATGTCGAATATTATCAGACTGGTCAACGCAATGGCCCCAGCTACAGTTTCAGTGGAGCGCGCCTCACCAGCAGCAACCTGTATCGTAACGATCGCAATGACGGCGCCATCAGCCGCTACCTGACCGATACAAAATCCGCCCCAGCACAGGGCGAGCGGCTGATCAGCTACAATGACGCGCAAGACAACGTGCCTATCGGGCCGCTGTGGCTATTTGCCGCCGATGGCAGCTTGAGCGCCCTCGAACAAGGTTGTCGTCAGCGTAATGACCAATCAGATCCCGAAGCAGTATATAGCCTACCCGCTGCGTGGCGTAACGCCACGGCACGCTGCGCGAGCCAATACCGATTTAGCCCAACCGGTCAGCTAAACCGGCTGCGCTACGCCGATGATACGGCGAACGTGCAGTACGAAGTGCTGTATGACCCACAGGGAAACTGGCTCAGTCTGGCACAACCGCTGCCTGATGGAGAACAGCGTCTGCATCTGCGCCGCCAACCGGACGGCAGCATCACACAAAGCCACAGTCCGCTCTACGAGAGCTTATAG